A part of Schistosoma mansoni strain Puerto Rico chromosome W, complete genome genomic DNA contains:
- a CDS encoding putative zinc finger protein encodes MTTSGVVMDTGNTVFSEKYSKPGVIVSGHKCPVCPHSCASQSGLICHLTTKHKERLAAVCKICQQIFASDAIGSHVLTCKGSYSCPYCRATFSSPSYLQRHVSRRHEVFDRPTCSVCGKGFSSTNSLAVHKRLHRSKFYHMPYYCQLCSANFAQKSHLKLHLDSHHAYVELDETPKPFVCKTCDRGFLFIISLQQHLLQHCKLSPKKLLPCKVCKKNFAHQSELERHSIIHTKCSPYRCSFCSRTFTRSNLLKNHALLHTDPSLLTCCYCSRVYASRSYLLQHIEKHEEKMQISRISSLGTTSISEVGTSILDNFRVNVPEEMDKVCEGSTPKDLCNDQIVSPDVGFLHALLYEQNMN; translated from the exons ATGACCACATCAGGAGTAGTAATGGATACTGGAAATACGGTGTTTTCTGAAAAATATAGTAAACCTGGTGTAATAGTGTCAGGTCATAAGTGTCCTGTTTGTCCTCATTCCTGTGCTTCTCAATCTGGACTAATATGTCATCTAACTACAAAACATAAAGAGCGTTTGGCTGCTGTTTGCAAAATTTGTCAACAGATCTTTGCATCGGATGCTATAGGTTCTCATGTACTTACATGCAAGGGTAGCTATTCCTGTCCTTACTGTCGTGCTACGTTTTCATCGCCCTCTTATTTGCAGCGTCACGTCTCCAGGCGTCACGAGGTTTTTGATCGCCCCACCTGTAGTGTTTGTGGGAAGGGTTTCTCATCGACCAATTCATTAGCTGTTCATAAAAGATTGCACCGAAGCAAGTTTT ATCATATGCCATACTACTGCCAGCTTTGCAGTGCTAATTTTGCTCAGAAAAGTCATCTTAAATTGCATTTAGACTCTCATCATGCCTATGTTGAATTAGATGAAACACCAAAACCTTTTGTGTGCAAAACCTGCGACCGCGGATTTCTGTTTATTATCAGTTTGCAACAACACCTATTACAGCATTGTAAGCTTAGTCCTAAAA AGTTACTGCCGTGCAAAGTGTGCAAAAAAAACTTTGCTCACCAAAGTGAACTAGAGCGCCACAGCATCATTCACACGAAATGCTCACCATACCGATGCTCATTTTGTTCTCGTACGTTCACGCGTTCTAACTTGCTGAAGAACCATGCTTTGTTACACACCGATCCAAGCCTCCTAACCTGCTGTTACTGTTCTCGAGTCTACGCTTCTCGTTCTTATTTGCTACAGCACATAGAGAAGCATGAAGAAAAAATGCAAATATCTCGAATTTCAAGTTTAGGTACAACTTCCATTTCAGAGGTAGGAACGAGTATCCTTGACAATTTCAGAGTAAATGTACCGGAGGAAATGGATAAG GTATGTGAAGGTTCGACTCCCAAGGACTTATGTAATGATCAAATCGTTTCCCCAGATGTCGGCTTTCTACATGCGTTGTTATATGAACAAAATATGAATTGA